The Lepeophtheirus salmonis chromosome 1, UVic_Lsal_1.4, whole genome shotgun sequence genome has a segment encoding these proteins:
- the LOC121120998 gene encoding LOW QUALITY PROTEIN: mitochondrial coenzyme A transporter SLC25A42 (The sequence of the model RefSeq protein was modified relative to this genomic sequence to represent the inferred CDS: deleted 1 base in 1 codon), whose translation MLSVNKSNPSSSPEASSVEEGTSTTTTTTNHNKVQMEMVKSSVSGACAGATAKTFIAPLDRTKIYFQTHPSRNYRIKGAIKFLKLTYNETGFLSLWKGNSATMARIIPYASIQFMSHEQYKILFGLGQKNHTVPHHYHFLAGSCAGVTAQSLTYPLDRARAVMAVTKVGEYKNLLDIFKRIINEEGVFALYRGFSPTILGIIPYAGTSFFIFESLKKYWKNNNKEMGFKSDVTPLQRLFSGAIAGLLGQTASYPLDIVRRRMQTAKQMGIQCNKYSSITGTLYHVFKKEGVRRGWFKGVSMNFIKGPIATGISFSTYDFVKKLLT comes from the exons ATGCTTTCTGTGAATAAATCCaatccttcttcctctccagaAGCTTCCTCCGTTGAGGAAGGGACTTCcacaacaacaactactaccaatcataataaa GTTCAAATGGAGATGGTCAAATCTTCTGTAAGTGGTGCATGTGCAGGTGCCACTGCCAAAACTTTTATTGCTCCTTTGGATCGGACCAAAATTTACTTTCAGACTCATCCTTCTCGCAATTACAGAATCAAAGGTGCtatcaagtttttaaaattaacttacaATGAAACGGGATTTTTAAGTTTGTGGAAGGGGAATTCTGCTACGATGGCACGAATCATTCCATATGCATCCATTCAGTTTATGTCTCACGAGCAGTATAAAATCCTTTTTGGCCTCGGACAAAAAAATCATAC TGTACCACATCACTACCACTTTTTGGCGGGATCTTGTGCTGGTGTAACTGCTCAAAGTCTTACCTACCCTTTGGATAGAGCACGTGCCGTAATGGCTGTCACAAAAGTTGgagaatataaaaatcttttagatatttttaaaaggattatAAATGAAGAAGGTGTTTTTGCACTTTATCGAGGATTCAGTCCTACAATCCTTGGTATCATCCCATATGCTGGAACGAGTTTCTTCATCTTTGagtctttaaaaaagtactgGAAGAATAACAATAAAG aaatgggTTTCAAAAGTGACGTTACACCTCTTCAAAGGCTT TTTTCTGGAGCCATTGCTGGTCTTTTGGGTCAGACAGCATCATATCCCTTGGATATTGTTCGACGTCGAATGCAAACAGCTAAGCAAATGGGCATTCAATGCAACAAGTACTCATCTATTACTGGAACACTATACCATGTTTTCAA GAAAGAGGGAGTACGAAGAGGATGGTTCAAAGGAGTGAGTATGAATTTCATCAAAGGACCAATTGCAACGGGAATTAGTTTTTCTACGTATGACTTTGTAAAGAAATTATTGACATAA
- the LOC121118949 gene encoding chromosome-associated kinesin KIF4A, translated as MIQDIKLKLVQQQKVIRLNEKDKAKMLILSQEIIQMKQQKVKLVRQMKEDAERIRVWKQQKERELSKVKQSERKNLVKITKMEHLHSKQKNVWKRKIEEVAAVNAKLKAIFDKQKAAKSMKNNSGLVGTGERVRSLIFDELEVSSGHKEAILTRENLIKERTSLKSELNQCQQKLRTTLGLNERKEINDKVTLLSDEIDNRTFGIDNLQKHVIDFDKVKDSSSGIWDNIQTMTDAKIALKCLFDKCSSVIADCSILRGENSESQAQNEELLKTIRDIYKKIDELNVIHEDRMVRMSRDHEEKVLFLLRQFPGKDGDISSDVEARLKIQESEINKMSHLNEVLIEMKEENNRLKSELNTVNFSVPLAVDKPPKPKKINQIIKEERESDLEDISIDERDDFQNDPDWKKTPLYNRICSLKRQTLSFVHNKRKLELNNEDDSDDENEEEKITSPPKTRKRSSQSGCKCKGKCNDGRCSCRKKR; from the exons ATGATTCAAgacatcaaattgaaattagTGCAACAGCAAAAAGTGATCAGGCTCAATGAAAAGGACAAGGCCAAAATGCTTATACTATCCCAAGAGATCATTCAAATGAAACAACAAAAAGTGAAACTCGTTCGACAAATGAAAGAAGATGCAGAAAGAATTCGGGTCTGGAAGCAGCAAAAAGAGCGCGAGCTCTCAAAAGTCAAACAATCCGAGAgaaaaaatcttgttaaaatcacaaaaatggAACATCTTCACAGCaagcaaaaaaatgtttggaaaagaAAGATTGAAGAAGTTGCTGCAGTGAATGCAAAGCTCAAAGccatttttgataaacaaaaagcAGCGAAATCTATGAAAA aTAATTCTGGACTCGTTGGGACCGGGGAACGGGTTCGCTCTCTTATTTTCGATGAATTAGAAGTTTCATCAGGTCATAAAGAAGCAATTTTAACTAGGGAGAATCTTATTAAGGAACGTACGTCTTTAAAATCTGAATTAAACCAATGTCAACAAAAACTTAGAACCACTCTTGGGCTcaatgaaagaaaagaaatcaatgATAAAGTTACTCTTTTATCTGACGAAATTGACAATCGTACTTTTGGAATTGACAATCTTCAAAAACATGTTATAGATTTTGATAAAGTGAAGGACAGTTCATCTGGAATATGGGATAATATCCAAACGATGACGGATGCAAAAATTGCTCTGAAGTgtctttttgataaatgttcGTCCGTCATTGCAGATTGTTCTATTCTTCGCGGAGAAAATAGCGAATCTCAAGCACAAAATGAAGAACTTCTCAAAACCATTcgtgatatttataaaaaaatagacgaatTAAATGTTATTCATGAAGATCGTATGGTGAGAATGAGTCGGGATCACGAAGAAAAAGTGTTGTTTCTTTTAAGACAGTTTCCGGGGAAGGACGGGGATATTAGCTCGGATGTTGAGGCAAGACTCAAAATTCAAGAATCTGAAATCAACAAGATGTCGCACTTGAATGAAGTATTAATCGAAATGAAGGAAGAAAACAATCGACTTAAGTCTGAATTGAATACTGTGAACTTTTCAGTACCTTTAGCTGTGGACAAGCCTCCCAAACCCAAGaagataaatcaaataataaaagaagaaagagaatcGGATTTGGAGGACATTTCTATTGATGAACGAGACGATTTTCAAAACGATCCTGACTGGAAAAAGACTCCTCTTTACAACCGTATTTGTAGCTTAAAGAGGCAAACTTTGTCTTTCGTTCATAATAAACGAAAGTTGGAGTTGAACAATGAAGATGATTCAGATGATgagaatgaagaagaaaaaattacgtCTCCTCCCAAGACACGGAAACGTAGTTCTCAAAGTGGATGCAAGTGTAAAGGAAAATGTAATGATGGTCGATGttcttgtagaaaaaaaaggtag
- the LOC121121009 gene encoding chromosome-associated kinesin KIF4A has protein sequence MSSSNGTIPVRVAVRFRPLSKKELAEGCEDAVEVLEGKQIYIKSTKNAFTYDFAFGKDVEQDEVYTKSVKELIPELFKGYNVTVIAYGQTGSGKTHTMGTTNSPCTSSELLGVIPRAIKDIFEHISREDNQNFSFVTKVSFIELYKENLYDLLSNKSLKKEECSLDIREDPRIGLHISNLTEVPVESISDTIVLLENGSKKRVTAATAMNNVSSRSHAIFTFHIEGTNSENDVLVAKFHLVDLAGSERQKKTKATGERLKEGIDINKGLLALGNVIAALGEEKNSSSYKHIPYRDSKLTRLLQDSLGGNSHTLMIACSSPSDSNLDETISTLRYADRARKIKNKPIVNREGKEIEINKLKNEIAALKAQLGNGGGRTALNDNEKENEELQEATNRLKTENKELTYALMTVQEELAHLNEGILMTESVNEKLKNKIQEFAEDFKSKMAHSDEYDQVYSKIQDVIETYKDSERKMLDYEMSRCNTGDTNEVENEEKKKNINDQDTEEEDNEYDDDDEEEIENQDVNQTAHALRQNHLTNELKSLNKLLAQKEQLATTMNHNEEKFHEMKQKYEVSISSMESEIEKMNKEMEDLVKASKKETGLNKVSEQRRKRIQELEGMIQDIKLKLVQQQKVIRLNEKDKAKMLILSQEIIQMKQQKVKLVRQMKEDAERIRVWKQQKERELSKVKQSERKNLVKITKMEHLHSKQKNVWKRKIEEVAAVNAKLKAIFDKQKAAKSMKNNSGLAGTGERVRSLIFDELEVLVGLKEALLTRETLSNDQSSFLSDVSSLRKSLRVRVQQNDSKEIKEKITVLSKDIEDISDQLSRLNKYISDLENTKQIFSGKWENLSNVTELKIAVEYLLNKSSDSLANQKTLSIDYKYLQDHSNKLMDSNSSLENEIVYLKKCHEDHIMRLCRDHEEKVLFLLRQLPSLIDSETTPEIKERLSIQEVEIQKMSYLNDILLKMREENDQLKKKMLSNKLSLGHSPKIFESIKEVNTDLFESTDNKNLKESSEIETDDDLDDKNQEWKKTPLFARILSLKNSVGSNLRKRKFNSLMDEIDSEHSDSEVTCSPQLEKTFNLVASNNTCCKCNGPCNDRRCSCRRAGETCKNCSCSSKICLNRIRIKEEDDFKFKTPDNINLDELKTVPSVKRRRDSFFASPIIP, from the exons ATGTCGTCTTCTAATGGGACAATCCCAGTTCGAGTCGCCGTTCGTTTCCGTCCCCTGAGTAAGAAGGAGTTGGCTGAGGGTTGCGAAGACGCGGTGGAAGTGCTGGAAGGGAAGCAAATCTACATCAAGTCCACAAAAAATGCCTTCACCTATGACTTTGCCTTTGGAAAGGATGTGGAGCAGGATGAGGTCTACACCAAGTCCGTGAAGGAGCTAATTCCTGAGCTTTTCAAGGGCTACAATGTCACTGTGATCGCCTACGGACAAACTGGGTCAGGGAAAACGCACACTATGGGAACCACAAATTCCCCTTGCACCTCTTCGGAACTCCTTGGGGTCATTCCCAGAGCCATCAAGGACATCTTTGAGCACATTTCCAGAGAAGATAATCAAAACTTCTCCTTTGTAACCAAAGTCTCTTTCATCGAACTCTACAAGGAGAATCTCTACGATCTCCTCTCAAACAAAAGTTTGAAGAAGGAGGAATGCTCACTCGACATCAGAGAGGATCCTAGAATTGGGTTACATATATCCAATCTAACAGAAGTTCCTGTAGAGTCCATTTCAGATACAATTGTCCTGCTTGAAAATGGCTCCAAAAAGAGGGTCACAGCGGCCACGGCCATGAATAACGTCTCTTCCAGGTCTCATGCCATTTTTACGTTCCACATTGAGGGAACCAACTCGGAAAATGACGTTCTTGTCGCTAAATTCCATCTTGTGGATCTTGCTGGCTCGGAAAGACAAAAGAAGACCAAGGCTACTGGGGAGAGGCTCAAGGAAGGAATTGATATCAATAAAGGACTACTTGCTCTTGGAAACGTCATTGCAGCCCTTGGTGAAGAAAAAAACTCTTCTTCCTACAAGCATATTCCATATCGAGACTCCAAACTCACGAGGCTCCTTCAAGACTCTCTTGGAGGTAATTCTCACACATTGATGATTGCTTGCTCTTCACCCTCAGACTCCAACTTGGATGAAACCATTTCCACATTAAGATATGCAGACAGAgctagaaaaatcaaaaataaacccATTGTGAATCGTGAGGGAAAAGAAATCGAAATCAATAAGTTGAAGAATGAAATTGCTGCTCTTAAAGCTCAATTAGGAAATGGGGGAGGACGTACGGCATTAAATGACAAtgagaaagaaaatgaagaacttCAAGAGGCTACGAATAGGCTTAAAACTGAGAATAAGGAATTAACTTATGCGCTCATGACTGTACAGGAAGAGTTGGCTCATCTTAATGAGGGGATCCTCATGACAGAGTCcgtcaatgaaaaattaaagaataagatACAAGAGTTCGCAGaagattttaaatccaaaatggCTCATTCCGATGAATATGATCAAGTCTATTCAAAAATTCAGGATGTCATTGAGACCTATAAGGATTCAGAGAGAAAAATGTTGGACTATGAAATGTCAAGATGCAATACTGGAGACACTAATGAAGTAGAGAatgaggaaaagaagaaaaatattaatgatcaaGATACTGAGGAAGAAGATAATgaatatgatgatgatgatgaagaagaaattgAGAATCAGGATGTAAATCAAACTGCACATGCCTTGAGGCAAAATCATTTAACTAATGAGCTGAAATCCCTCAATAAACTTTTGGCTCAAAAAGAACAACTTGCAACTACCATGAATCACAATGAAGAAAAGTTTcatgaaatgaaacaaaaatatgaggTCTCTATTTCCAGTATGGAATCCgaaattgagaaaatgaacAAGGAGATGGAAGATCTCGTCAAGGCTTCCAAAAAAGAAACTGGACTTAATAAGGTCTCCGAACAAAGAAGGAAAAGAATACAAGAACTCGAAGGAATGATTCAAgacatcaaattgaaattagTGCAACAGCAAAAAGTGATCAGGCTCAATGAAAAGGACAAGGCCAAAATGCTTATACTATCCCAAGAGATCATTCAAATGAAACAACAAAAAGTGAAACTCGTTCGACAAATGAAAGAAGATGCAGAAAGAATTCGGGTCTGGAAGCAGCAAAAAGAGCGCGAGCTCTCAAAAGTCAAACAATCCGAGAgaaaaaatcttgttaaaatcacaaaaatggAACATCTTCACAGCaagcaaaaaaatgtttggaaaagaAAGATTGAAGAAGTTGCTGCAGTGAATGCAAAGCTCAAAGccatttttgataaacaaaaagcAGCGAAATCTATGAAAA aTAATTCTGGACTCGCTGGGACCGGGGAACGGGTTCGCTCTCTTATTTTCGATGAATTAGAAGTCCTAGTGGGACTAAAAGAGGCATTACTTACTAGAGAAACTTTATCTAATGATCAGTCTTCTTTTTTATCCGATGTGAGTTCTTTACGAAAGAGTTTAAGAGTACGGGTTCAACAGAATGATTCCaaggaaataaaagaaaagattacTGTTTTATCCAAAGACATCGAAGATATATCGGATCAGTTGAGTcgtttaaataagtatattagtGATTTAGAAAACACAAAACAGATTTTCTCTGGGAAGTGGGAAAATCTTTCAAATGTTACGGAGTTAAAAATAGCTGTCGAATATTTGCTAAATAAGTCCTCTGATTCTTTAGcaaatcaaaaaactttatctaTAGACTATAAATATCTACAAGATCatagtaataaattaatggatTCAAATTCTAGTTTGGAAAATGAAAtcgtttatttgaaaaagtgtcATGAGGATCACATTATGAGACTATGTCGGGATCACGAGGAAAAGGTATTATTTCTTCTTCGTCAGTTACCAAGTTTAATAGATTCTGAAACTACCCCGGAAATTAAGGAAAGACTTAGTATTCAAGAAGTGGAAATCCAGAAAATGTCTTATTTGAATGATATTCTTTTAAAGATGCGTGAGGAAAATGAtcaactaaagaaaaaaatgttgagtaATAAGTTATCATTAGGTCATTCTCCGAAAATATTTGAATCCATCAAAGAGGTGAATACTGATCTATTTGAATCTACAGACAATAAAAATCTTAAAGAGTCATCTGAAATTGAAACGGATGATGACTTGGATGATAAAAACCAGGAATGGAAGAAAACTCCTTTGTTTGCGAGGATCCTTAGTTTAAAGAACTCTGTTGGCTCCAatttgaggaaaagaaaatttaattctttaatggATGAAATAGATTCTGAACATAGTGACTCTGAAGTTACATGTTCACCACaacttgaaaaaacttttaacctAGTTGCATCTAATAATACGTGTTGTAAGTGCAATGGGCCTTGTAATGACAGGAGATGCTCTTGTCGTCGAGCAGGAGAAACCTGCAAAAATTGTTCATGTTCtagtaaaatatgtcttaataGGATAAGGATTAAGGAAGAagatgattttaaatttaagacaCCTGATAATATTAATCTTGACGAATTAAAAACTGTTCCAAGTGTCAAAAGAAGGAGAGATTCCTTTTTTGCCTCTCctattattccataa
- the LOC139905684 gene encoding chromosome-associated kinesin KIF4A-like, whose translation MSSSNGTIPVRVAVRFRPLSKKELAEGCEDAVEVLEGKQIYIKSTKNAFTYDFAFGKDVEQDEVYTKSVKELIPELFKGYNVTVIAYGQTGSGKTHTMGTTNSPCTSSELLGVIPRAIKDIFEHISREDNQNFSFVTKVSFIELYKENLYDLLSNKSLKKEECSLDIREDPRIGLHISNLTEVPVESISDTIVLLENGSKKRVTAATAMNNVSSRSHAIFTFHIEGTNSENDVLVAKFHLVDLAGSERQKKTKATGERLKEGIDINKGLLALGNVIAALGEEKNSSSYKHIPYRDSKLTRLLQDSLGGNSHTLMIACSSPSDSNLDETISTLRYADRARKIKNKPIVNREGKEIEINKLKNEIAALKAQLGNGGGRTALNDNEKENEELQEATNRLKTENKELTYALMTVQEELAHLNEGILMTESVNEKLKNKIQEFAEDFKSKMAHSDEYDQVYSKIQDVIETYKDSERKMLDYEMSRCNTGDTNEVENEEKKKNINDQDTEEEDNEYDDDDEEEIENQDVNQTAHALRQNHLTNELKSLNKLLAQKNNLQLP comes from the coding sequence ATGTCGTCTTCTAATGGGACAATCCCAGTTCGAGTCGCCGTTCGTTTCCGTCCCCTGAGTAAGAAGGAGTTGGCTGAGGGTTGCGAAGACGCGGTGGAAGTGCTGGAAGGGAAGCAAATCTACATCAAGTCCACAAAAAATGCCTTCACCTATGACTTTGCCTTTGGAAAGGATGTGGAGCAGGATGAGGTCTACACCAAGTCCGTGAAGGAGCTAATTCCTGAGCTTTTCAAGGGCTACAATGTCACTGTGATCGCCTACGGACAAACTGGGTCAGGGAAAACGCACACTATGGGAACCACAAATTCCCCTTGCACCTCTTCGGAACTCCTTGGGGTCATTCCCAGAGCCATCAAGGACATCTTTGAGCACATTTCCAGAGAAGATAATCAAAACTTCTCCTTTGTAACCAAAGTCTCTTTCATCGAACTCTACAAGGAGAATCTCTACGATCTCCTCTCAAACAAAAGTTTGAAGAAGGAGGAATGCTCACTCGACATCAGAGAGGATCCTAGAATTGGGTTACATATATCCAATCTAACAGAAGTTCCTGTAGAGTCCATTTCAGATACAATTGTCCTGCTTGAAAATGGCTCCAAAAAGAGGGTCACAGCGGCCACGGCCATGAATAACGTCTCTTCCAGGTCTCATGCCATTTTTACGTTCCACATTGAGGGAACCAACTCGGAAAATGACGTTCTTGTCGCTAAATTCCATCTTGTGGATCTTGCTGGCTCGGAAAGACAAAAGAAGACCAAGGCTACTGGGGAGAGGCTCAAGGAAGGAATTGATATCAATAAAGGACTACTTGCTCTTGGAAACGTCATTGCAGCCCTTGGTGAAGAAAAAAACTCTTCTTCCTACAAGCATATTCCATATCGAGACTCCAAACTCACGAGGCTCCTTCAAGACTCTCTTGGAGGTAATTCTCACACATTGATGATTGCTTGCTCTTCACCCTCAGACTCCAACTTGGATGAAACCATTTCCACATTAAGATATGCAGACAGAgctagaaaaatcaaaaataaacccATTGTGAATCGTGAGGGAAAAGAAATCGAAATCAATAAGTTGAAGAATGAAATTGCTGCTCTTAAAGCTCAATTAGGAAATGGGGGAGGACGTACGGCATTAAATGACAAtgagaaagaaaatgaagaacttCAAGAGGCTACGAATAGGCTTAAAACTGAGAATAAGGAATTAACTTATGCGCTCATGACTGTACAGGAAGAGTTGGCTCATCTTAATGAGGGGATCCTCATGACAGAGTCcgtcaatgaaaaattaaagaataagatACAAGAGTTCGCAGaagattttaaatccaaaatggCTCATTCCGATGAATATGATCAAGTCTATTCAAAAATTCAGGATGTCATTGAGACCTATAAGGATTCAGAGAGAAAAATGTTGGACTATGAAATGTCAAGATGCAATACTGGAGACACTAATGAAGTAGAGAatgaggaaaagaagaaaaatattaatgatcaaGATACTGAGGAAGAAGATAATgaatatgatgatgatgatgaagaagaaattgAGAATCAGGATGTAAATCAAACTGCACATGCCTTGAGGCAAAATCATTTAACTAATGAGCTGAAATCCCTCAATAAACTTTTGGCTCAAAAGAACAACTTGCAACTACCATGA